Genomic DNA from Oscillospiraceae bacterium:
CAGTAATGGAAAGCATGAGAAGCAATAATTGCGCAGAAGGAAATCAATGGATACTGAAGGCCGTGGCTGTTTATTCAACATTTAGTTGCCGTCTTAATAATATTAATGTTGAAAATTCTGATTCAATATGTTAATATTATGGCAACAATATAATTGTAAATGAGGAATTTCATATGAAAAGGCTTGCCGCTGTAGTTCTTATTGTGCTGTTCGTTCTCGGTACATCGGCGCAGGCAACCGATGTTGTAAAAAATAAAGAACGGATTGAATACCTTTTTTATTCATCCTTTGAGGACGATCAACCCGGCTCCCCGGCTGTTCCTGCGGGATGGGAGCTGTACGACCAGACATTCGAGATAATCCAAAGAGATAACGGCTCAGATAAATGTGTAAAAATAAACGACGAAAGCTCGGAACGCGGCGCGGGGCTCAGGACAAAGCATATTCCGGTCGATCCCGGCGGCCATTATACCGTCAGCGTTGACATGAAGGTCGGAAGAGGAGCGGCACAATACTATGTTGAATATTGGTATCCCTCGGGCGATCGTGATAAAAATGTAGATATTATAAACGCCTCAGCGGGTTCGTCATGGAATACTTATATTTCGGAAACGGACGCGCCGGATGGCGTAAGCTATATGACAGTCCTGCTTTATCTGCACGGATCGAATGTCGGATTCGCTTATTATGATTGTGTTTCCGTACGGAAAACCCCAAAGCAGCAGGAAACCGAGCAGGAGGTAAAATATACCGCCGTTGAAAACGGACACCCGAGACTGTTTTATACTGTGTCTACAAAGTTAGAATTTATTTCGAGATCAAAAAACGAAGATATAAATTACGCCGGAGTTTCGACGGCTGCGATTGCGCGCAGTATCGTTTCAAGCGCGGATGTATTTGCTTCGGAAAAAAGCATTGAATGCTCCTACTACGGCGGATATATGGTCACGTACGAATACCCGCTTAAAATGCCAAAATACATGAAAAATCCGCCGGCATACCTTGCTTCCGGTCAGTATCCGTTCTGGACGGCGCTTGGCGGCGCCATTAAGACACGGCTTCAGACGCTTTCGGCGGCATATGTGCTTACCGGAGACAGTAAATATTCCGCGCGCGCAATCGATATATGCATGTGGCTTTCGGAATGGTCAAGCTGGTCGGATCCTACCTATGGTGATGGGACAGCCTGCCTTGACAGCGGGTATATTTCCGTCGGAGTCAGCACCGTTTACGACATGCTTTACGACATACTTACGGACAAGCAGAAAAGCACGATAAGTGAAGCTCTATACGAACGGGCGCTGAAGCCTCATCTATCTGTATGGAATAAAACCGCCGATCACAACGGTCAGGTCGTCATAACCGCGTCCCTTGCGACGGTCGCCTGTGCGATTTACGGAGAATATGAGCTGTGCGACAAAGCCATATACAAGGCGATTGATTATTTCAAATGGTATCTCGACCGGCGCATGACTTCCGGAACTCACGAAGGAAATATGTATACCTCGCTTTCGCTTGAGTATATAATGGTCGCCGCCGACAACATTGCCCGCACCGTCGGCGACCGGAGCGTGATCGAACACAAATATATAACCGATTTTCTTTTTAAATGGATGGTTGCCGGCGGCGACAGCTCCACCGGCAGCTTTGCCTGCTTTTCCGACGGAAGCTGTTCGAACGGCTTTTTCGTTACGGCGTCTGTTGCCAACAAATGGAGCAAAAACGGTTTGGCGGGATATTATCTTACCCGAGCGAAGCTTTGTCCCCGTTCTCTTGAGGGCTATATTTACGCTCAGGAAAAGCTGTGTGTGACGGAGCCGGGGCGGGAAACACAGTCAATATATCTCGATAAAATAGGCTGGGGCAGTATGCGGACCGGATGGAAAGAGGGCGATGCCGCGCTTGTCTTCTCGGCAAGCAGATCCAATCTCGGACATAATCATTACGACAACAACAGCTTTCAAATAGCATTGAACGGAGTGTGGCTCGCGTCCGATCCGGGATATCAGGATTATTCGCCAGGAGAGAACAGAGATTATACTTTGAAAAACGGACACAGCACAGTGTATGTGGACGGAGAGGCGCAGTCTGTTTTGGGAGCTGCCGATATCGGAGAGAAGCTGAGCGGAGGATTCTTTACTCTTATGACAGGATCGGCGGCTTCGTCCTATTCGCCGGGACTTCTAAATAAATTCGACCGCAGCTTCTTACTTGTAAATCACACGGATTTTCCGTATTTTGCTGTCTACGACGAATTGGATTCGGAAAATGAACATGAATACATCTGGCGTCTGAACATATCCGATGCCACTCAGGCGCTTATTGACGGAAAGCCGGCGGAGGAAGGCAGGAGCGAATCGTCCTTCGGGTTCGAAACGTTTTATCAAAACAGCGCTTCTCTTCGGGTGGGCTTTGCTTCTGACAATCCGCTTTCAATAAAGTATTATAAATATGCCGGCAAATTCGGAAAGCTTGTCGATGTGTCTCAGAAGAACAGTGAAAAAAGCGGTTCGTGCAATTTTCTCGCGCTCATCACCGCCGATGCCGGAACAGCGTCTGAACTGAATTACGGAACCTATTGCGATGATGTCGCTGTTTCGGACGGATCGGAAGAATGCTCGTATATCGCGGTTTTAGACCGTTCCGCGCTTTTGTTCAAGCCCGGCTCGGAGGCAGAATGGTTTTCTGTTCCCGTGTCTGTGCCGGCCACAGGCGAATACAATATTTCTGTTTCGGCTTGTACCGGGCGGGATTTCGGTAGCTTTGACATATATCTCGGAGATGTCTTTGTCGGCGGCTTTGACGGTTACCGGGATGAAAGCGACTCGACCGCAAATATTGAGCTGAAAAATGTTATATTCCCGCGCGGTTCCTTCAGGTTAAAGCTCGTTTCTCGCGGAAGCAACGCACACAATGTAAAAGCATATATCGGGCTTATCTCGTTTTATGCAAAGCCCGCCGGGAATACGGATTACAGCGTAAAAATATCGCAAAATATAAATACCTCATCTGTTCGCGGCTGTGAAGTTTCTTATTCCGGACTTGCCGATATACTGTTATTTTCAAAAGAAGAAAACACAGCGTCGTACGGAG
This window encodes:
- a CDS encoding heparinase II/III family protein, whose product is MKRLAAVVLIVLFVLGTSAQATDVVKNKERIEYLFYSSFEDDQPGSPAVPAGWELYDQTFEIIQRDNGSDKCVKINDESSERGAGLRTKHIPVDPGGHYTVSVDMKVGRGAAQYYVEYWYPSGDRDKNVDIINASAGSSWNTYISETDAPDGVSYMTVLLYLHGSNVGFAYYDCVSVRKTPKQQETEQEVKYTAVENGHPRLFYTVSTKLEFISRSKNEDINYAGVSTAAIARSIVSSADVFASEKSIECSYYGGYMVTYEYPLKMPKYMKNPPAYLASGQYPFWTALGGAIKTRLQTLSAAYVLTGDSKYSARAIDICMWLSEWSSWSDPTYGDGTACLDSGYISVGVSTVYDMLYDILTDKQKSTISEALYERALKPHLSVWNKTADHNGQVVITASLATVACAIYGEYELCDKAIYKAIDYFKWYLDRRMTSGTHEGNMYTSLSLEYIMVAADNIARTVGDRSVIEHKYITDFLFKWMVAGGDSSTGSFACFSDGSCSNGFFVTASVANKWSKNGLAGYYLTRAKLCPRSLEGYIYAQEKLCVTEPGRETQSIYLDKIGWGSMRTGWKEGDAALVFSASRSNLGHNHYDNNSFQIALNGVWLASDPGYQDYSPGENRDYTLKNGHSTVYVDGEAQSVLGAADIGEKLSGGFFTLMTGSAASSYSPGLLNKFDRSFLLVNHTDFPYFAVYDELDSENEHEYIWRLNISDATQALIDGKPAEEGRSESSFGFETFYQNSASLRVGFASDNPLSIKYYKYAGKFGKLVDVSQKNSEKSGSCNFLALITADAGTASELNYGTYCDDVAVSDGSEECSYIAVLDRSALLFKPGSEAEWFSVPVSVPATGEYNISVSACTGRDFGSFDIYLGDVFVGGFDGYRDESDSTANIELKNVIFPRGSFRLKLVSRGSNAHNVKAYIGLISFYAKPAGNTDYSVKISQNINTSSVRGCEVSYSGLADILLFSKEENTASYGERKIGSDGSFCAVFGLLNDRITRGYSAVGASCMNFGEIELYRSDKPVNFVYSPGGGSVAIADEYTTLSFNVIGADVGTIYVNGKEKDFTVGKNGMITICLSAGKNYIDIDPEREITIDVSAPEVKNNGIRSAVIFGLLALAAVGIFAAAILVITKLKSKDKSKKQ